The Watersipora subatra chromosome 7, tzWatSuba1.1, whole genome shotgun sequence genomic interval aaaacatttaaaagttGTTGCTAAAGATAAGAAACTGTTTGAATAgcttataaagttttttttaaagacttttttagattttttaactTTCACTACAATTGTGAGTTGATCTATTGAGAGATACAGATCACTGTTACTCTTTTTATTGTTCCAGTTGAAAGTTTTCCTGCTCTATCATTAGGAAACAAATTTACATGGGCAAAATTTATTGCTTTGCTATTTTACTggtagaatattttaaaaaattgatatttttaatttttttaattactcAACTATAGTTGCAGTCATTAAACTACTAGTAAAGTTATAAGGTAAACActagtttaataattttacatgACCGTAACCTAGTTCAAAAAATGTTCTTTTTAGCGAAAGTTATTGTTGCCCTATTGAAGGGTTGCAATTTTTAGCTTTGTGCTAGTACCAACTTACAATAACCGTAAAACAAGTTCAAACTTAGTTCTTTAACCAATCACTAGCAGACCTTTTAGCTGACCAATAAAACTAGGTCTTTGACATAAGCAAAACCAGTTTTTTTACCCGATAATGCTATTAATtgtcaaatttaaataaatttatactgTATGCCAACACCATGCTAAACTTACTGTTACCTGCCACCTATGTTTATACACGCATACAGTGAATATTTTTCCTTCAATGCATAAATTTCTAGTTTCTTTAGTATTAAGCTTCAACAATTTGACTAAGTTAAACTGAAAACTATATCTAAAAGCAAATGAAAGTTGTGAGCATCTTTATTTCTATTTGTTATGGTTATACTTTAAATTGCACTATAATAGCAAATGTAGGAGTAAAAAATTGGACATTGACTTTGACATATAAAATGTAACACCATTCAAATGAACTGTCTGCTGAATAAAGGAATTCTATCAAAAAATTTAGAAACAGAAGCTAGTTTTGTCACAAATGAAATTATACCACATCTACCTGTAAGCGAGTTTATACCATATATCGATATGCGGTATACCGGTTTCAAAGTATGCAACATTGTATTGAAAAAGAGTGTTTTTGATGTATAGGTTGTGACTACACTACATTTAGCGAGAGCCTGTGGTAGCTATAGAAACACTTTAattaacacaataaaaaaattcttaTGAATACAGACCATAGAAACCTTTTTGATTTAAGCTTTTTAAAGCAATGTATAACATAGCATTTGACAATCTTTCATTAGTATGTTTTTTTGCTACTCAAACTTAATATTTGCCACTGAGTGGTATCGCTAAATATTTAGTCTCATTTTAACTTACCTTCACTGCAATGACATAATTATGAAGCTGACCAACATTTCAATATCTTCATGAAAGTATTAAAGATCATAATTTGATGATTTCTTTGGCACTTTACCACAGAATCACATCACTAGCTGCTCTACTtagcattaaaattttttttacaaccACCACAGtatgttttaaacaatttcactTTTAGGACCAATAACCTTGAGCAGTTTTGTACAAGAAAATGACATACAGTGTACATTGTTTGCTTGAACTGAAATCAATTTTGACTAAAAGCGAAAATCCCCTTAAACATGCTTCCTGTAGGCGCattaagtaaaaaaaaattaaaggttGTTAGATTTTTAGCACATTCTAGGTTAGTTGAAACTTGCACTGCTAAAAGTTGCAGACCAGTGTTATCTTTTATTATGGCGGTTTTAGATTTGTCCTATTATGTCAGTTTACTGAATCAAACTGTGTTCCCTGAAATTTTAGTGTCAATAGTTTTTGGTGGTTGTTTCTTGTTTGGTTTAGCAGCTACCAAAATAACTAGCACGGCAAATCAAAGCTGCTTGCATAAACAACATCACATTAATGTGAAACATAATGCTTCTTGAAGAAGGAGGGCCTGTCATCATACTGGTGCTGTAATGCCAGCATTCCTTTGTAGCCATTAAAACCAGCTAATATTGATAGCAAAGCaacttttgttttaatttatagcCCTTGGAGCACTTAAAATCTGTATGCCAATTACAATAAAACTTAAATCTTAAAGCCCTCCTTCTTATGAGCATAACAAGCTCCGACATTAAATGATTTATAGAGCATTAACTTTACTCATGCTATCACTAAAACAGTGCTTGCTTAGTTATAGTATTATTTTTTGAGGAATAAGTTTGCCGACCTTGTTATGATGCCTTCCTTAACAATAAATGAGACTTTTGAGAAAGAAAGAATTTTACTACCGGAAAATGAACTTGGTTTTAAGTTAACGACCAACTTGTTAAGCAACAGTTCAGAACATAATCATGGCTGCTAATTTTTAACAGAGACTGGATTTAATGCTATCATTGGACTTATGGACAATCAACATTAGGAGTAGTACTAAATATAATCATTATACTCACTATCGGCTTAAGGAAAAATACTGGAAAGAAAGTCAAAATGCAGCTGATAAACCTTGCTGTTGCTGACTGTTTGATGGCTTTGTTTGTTGTTCTTGGTTAAATTTATGAATATGAATTATTTCTATCAACAAATTTGCAGTTTAAactatattcctttacttattacgCAACATTGCATGCAGGACTGATTTGTAATGCAGTCATAATTATTGAAAGAGCATTTATTGTAATATTTCCACTGTATGTAAAACGTTATAGAAGAGCACATAAAATATGTGTGATTGTATTTATTTAGCTGTGTACAACTTACCAGAAATACAAGATTTTTTGAATCAAGAATTGATTATGTTTCTTGATGGTAACAGTAGCTATTTCAGATGTGTTAGAGTAGATTTGATACAGGAAGAAACTTCATTTTTGCTAGTATGGCTTGCAATACCAGTTTCTGTTATTTTCTTCTCTTATGCAGCCATATATGTAAGGTTATTATTAAGAAGACAAAGCGGTATTGTACAGAACAGTCCAAGTAACCAAAAAGCAGCATCTCAGCAGGTTGGTAACATTAgaaagatgttttaaattttaaattgttttgtaatttttcttttttcgaTGCATGTTTGTACTTTATATTAACTGTGGTGATGAAACTATGTACTTCGGCTAAAGTTCTTTGGATTGCAAAAGTGGCAGAATTAgcattttttttatagatttatgtacagtacttcCTTCTTAAGTTTTTAGTTAAGTTAATAGACCTTTCCATACCATTTGTAAAACTTTGTGAGCTGTTAGAAAAAAGTACATCTTCCTAAACTTTTTTGAACACGCTCATTCTGCTTTTGTGcaaaatttattgcaaaaacATCCCTgtgaaaattgttttattttggctGGTCATTTAGATTTTCacttatttatttttcaatgtgtcatataatgtaattatgatgctcaaaataaaaatataatttactgTTGGCAGTTTCACTACTAGTTCATTGTTCTGTGGGACCAAGAACACTGACTTCACAAAATAGAGCCTTAGCATTGTTATCAGACTAATGACCTTAGCATTTTCTAGTAAAATTTGCGGCCTACGAAAAAAGTAATAAGCGTATTTATGATATGAAAAAGCAAAGAGAATTTTGCATTTCAaatctgtaaaatattatttgcatCACTATTATTGACATTTATGTTACATCTGACTGAGTTATTTAACGCAACTTGTTTAACTGCGTCTGAATATGCATtatttaaatatgaaattaATAGTCAAATACAGCTGCACGGGTGAGAAAAAgttttttggacagaaaacttgTTTTCAGTCAATATACACAACTAAGCTCTAGCAACTAATTctctattctaacttttaaatgaagatgcttgtttatttttggtgaactataagtttaattagttttatgtttaaacttataaaattataacataTTGTATACAATTTAATGTGTCATATATAacttaaaatattatatatattgaaatatacataatatatgcaCAGAGTTTTGTGAAAGTTTGGGCACATACAAGTGTATTTATCTTCTAGTAAATTAGTTCAAGTGTGCTGGCTAAGCATGAAATTTtggtattttaaccaatcactatTAAAGAGCAGTGGGTGTAATTAGTATGCACACAGTAATTTTTTAGCATGGCAAGTAGGCCATAAAAGCCTATCTGCacaaccatggtttctgagttTAGTCCCAATGCAAGGAGTGTGGGTcttaataaaactcttttgcAATAACTGAacacacaaatgacagacaaaaACAAACACTAAAGTTCATTGATATAGGTTAAGGAGGAATTCACATAATCATAACATGGAATTAAAAGTAATGTATAGTGAACTAATATCAACAAACAACAAAGTAAAACTTGGTTTGTCTCCAATCTTGCCATAAATCAGGAGTTGCTCCAAGTATTTTAATATCAGTCAGTGATCAAAAAGTCTCGGCATTTCTTGGTACCATTAAAACCTGCTCCATAAGTAAAATTTAGCTTTTATTGAGAAAAGCAAGCAAACCATTTTTCAGCTTAAAAAAATTATCTTCATAGCTTGTAACATGGTTTTAACATTTGAAGCAAGTTTTCAGGCATATTTTGAATACATCAGAATATGTTGTACATATAGGTGTTGATTAAAGGGAAAGCCACAGCTTTATTATCAGACTAATGATCTTAGCATGTATTTGTAAAatctgaaaaattaaaataaaaagtctaGCTATTATAGAACCGAGAAAGGAATAAAACTTGCTTGGAAAACTTATAAGACTTTATTACCCTTACTTACCACATCATTTTAAACACAACCTGTTTGTATACTTCTGAATATGTTGCAGGTGTTGATTATGCTGGCTGCCGATGCTCTGCTGACTCTCTTCACCTGGCTGCCTTTTAACATACGTACTTACAGCTTTTGACTTTccaactttttataaaaataattgttcaaCTTTTGCGATAATTGAAGTTACACTCTATGTATTAATGAGCACCAATGCTTTCTCTACTCCTGTTGTGTATTTCATCTTCAGCAAGAACCTCAGGGTGAGTCGGTGGTTTTCATTGGCGCAATTGGCGCCGTTTTCATTTTTCGGTTGGCGCAATTTTCATGTCGAGAGTTCAAAATCATAAAAGATATTTGTTTTTGATCAttttattatgattatttttcttttttgaaagtttttttggGATTAATAAAAGAACAGTAATCATGACACTGTAAAAAAACAAGCTTACAACAACTTTTAtttattcaatattttattctatcaaATACGCTATCTTTGCGTCAACAATGGCACTTAAATTAATAGCCCATAgtcaaaatataatattttatttttttagtacaaattagctttttatctttaaaaaatttcatgCTTGTTTTAACAACATAGTATTTTACTTCATTATtagttacatgtacaatattattTGCCAAACTGTATTTAGCTACTTATACACACACTTATGTGCATCTGTGTGTGGGCGCgcgccatagacctattaactatactagactgggccaTCTaatgcatcacggctcagcattgtgtcctactTGAATAGTCACGTTCTTGGTGACACAACGTCACTGCTTTGTTCACTTTACCTAGTCCAGGCCAGCAAGCCATGGAGAGTGGAGCAAACACCAGCACTGGAAAGGATTCAAAAGTAAATTTTGTTccaattgttttcaagtgtgaTTATGAGAGATATCTAGATTTATATATAGGGCAAGAAATCTTGTGCATTTTTTCGAGATATGCATACAACTAATGGTTTTTCCAAAGTGTTTTTCTAAAGTACATTGCTGGCACTGCAATTTGAAAAGTAGTTTCGCACATTCAGCAGTTGGCTTTCGTAGAGAGAGGTTGTGCTTTTTTCCACTCTCTCACAGCTTTATGTTAATAACTAAACTTTATCACAGCAACTACTTTACTTAGCATTCTGCTTCAATTGGATTGCTGATTATATTATTCTTGGATATTCTGTACTGCAAGTGGAGGAAGCGAGGGTGGTGATATCTCTATGAGCCACCCTCGAATCGGGTAAGTGCCTAGTACACTTTCCGATATGGGACCTAAAAAGGGAGCAGCTAAATCGACAGAGAATAGTGATCAGGAAGCCGGTCCAAAGCTTATCGACATTGACGAAAAATTAAACCTAATTCTTACTAAGCTTGGTAATATCGAATTTCGTCTCAATTTAATTGAGAGCAAACAGTCCGATTTTGAAATGTCTCTCAATCACGTTCATCAAGAAAATGAGGGCATTCAACTCAAGCAGAGAGATTTATCCAAATCCATAGTAGAAATAGAATCTAAAATCGGTAAACTGGAAGGCTTAGAGTCTCGAATTGAAGCAGCAGAGTATGCTGAAAGAGCAAAATGTGTCGAGTTAAATGGGATTCCATATGATAAATCGGAAAATCTGAACCTTGCTTATCAGAAATTGCTAAGTTCCTTAAAATCTGATAAATTACCTACCACCATCGACAAGATATACCGCATTAGACAAAGCAAGCGCATCATCATAAAGTTCACCCAAACCAATCAGCGCAATGAGTTCTTCCAGCAATATCGAAAAAACATTCAATCCCTCTCAGCACTTGGTTTCAAAGAAACAGGAAGGATCTATATCAATGAAGTATTGAGTCGTGCTCAAAGCACACTTTTCTGGAAAACCCGGCAATTTAAAGTGGAATACAACTATAAATATGTGTGGACATCTAATCAAAGAATATATCTGCGTAAAACTCCTGACTCGGATGCCATCCCTATAAACTCTGAAGACGATTTAGAAACGCTAAAACTTCTTTAAATACTCCAGTGAACTTTTACTACTGAGCTTCCTGGCAAAATGGCAGATTCTGAATTGGATTTAGATCTAGATTGTCATGGATACtgtattaatgattttttgttcaGCCAGAGTTTCTTCGCTGACAAACTTTCAATACTTAACGTGAACTGCCAGAGccttagaaataaattttttctttttgaacaaTTTCTGGCATGTTGTAATGTTCCTTTTGATGTTATTTGTGTAACAGAAACATGGTTGAATGATGACGAgacaaaattttttgaaatttcaaattACACTTTTTCAGGTGCGCAACGTGCTACACGCGGAGGTGGAGCTGGGATCTATGTGCGAGATGGCATTGGTGTGGAAGTGTTGCCGGCTGTGGACATTGCTGGGTCTGACACTCATTCTGTTGGACTGCATTTTGGTGTTTATGCTTCACCTATTATTCTAACTGTGATTTATCGGCAGCCCAGCGCAGGTGTTGCTGAATTTCTTGATGATCTTGAACGCCACATTTCTTCTCACGCAAGTAATCACATCATTGCTGGTGATATCAACATTGATTATTTAGACAATTCAAGTGATGACTATGCCAACTTGTTAGCaacttactgtttttataacactATAACTATTGCAACCCACCATTTTAAGCCCTCAAACAAATGGACGTGCTTGGATCACATTTTGACAAACTTTGTTAGTCCGACAGTGACATCTGGAACTATAAGCGCAGACTTTAGTGACCACTTgcccacattttcattttttcacaaatttaaaaataatcaaccCATCTCCCGAAAAACTACTAATTCATATCCTGTAATTGATTATATAAGTCTAAGAATCATGCTTGAAAACACTAATTGGgacaaaatcttttcaaatgATGTCGATTACTTCTATAACGctttttttgacaaattatcTGATTGTTCCCAGAAATGTAAATACCAAAAATCAGTAAACACTAAATCTAATCAAACTTTCTTAAAGCCATGGATGACTGAAAACCTTTTGTTGAGCGTTAAAAAGAAATATCGTCTTCATAGAAAACTTCAATCTAACCCacttaatttaaaattgaagtGCCAATATAACAAACTTAGAAACGATGTTAGCAGGAATTTGAGGGActccaaatataattatttttcgcAAGCTTTCAATAGCTGCACCAGCTCAAAGCAGATTTGGCAGCTTGTAAACTATGAGCTTCTaggaaaacaaaagacaaatagCCATAAACAGCCGTCTAAACTGATTTGTTATCTTAATCCTGATGAACTAGCCATAACGGATGTTGaaaaagctaatgagctcaattccTTTTTTAGTAATATTGGTAAAAGACTGGCCTTGAAATTTGTAAACTTAGTACCTCAACCCCCTATCCAAAATCAAGCATTGTGGCTTGAAAATAATGCTGGTGAAGCTTTTGAATTCCAATACATCGATAtaactggtttattaaaaattgtagaTACAATAAATTCAAACAAAGCCTCTGGCCTAGATCAAATTACTGCTAAATTTATGAAATCGGTTTCACAGAGTATTGCTTACCCTTTATGTAAGATTTTTAACAAATCACTAGAGACTGGGAAGGTACCTGATGcacttaaaaaagctaaaatattacctttgcaCAAAGGGGGTTCTTTAAATGAATGCGGTAATTTTCGTCCAAtttcaattctaccagtctttagtaaaatattggaaaaacttgttaatcaacaaattgttgattatttagaaaataaatcacttttatataaaaaccaaTTTGGATTCAGAAGAGCTAGAGGCACATCTGATGCCATCTCAACTTTTACTAACCAAATTCTAGAATCGTTTGACCGAAGTGAATGTGTTATaggaatttttatagatttcaggAAGGCCTTTGATACGATCGATCAcgcaatattatttaaaaaactagagcaatttaattttagtgAGTTAACCATCAGATGgatacaaagctatttaacccgCCGAacccaaacaacaaaaattaatgatacTTTTTCTAACGCTGACAATTTGACTTGTGGCGTACCTCAGGGCTCGGTGCTAGGCCCGACTTTATtcttaatttacataaatgatctttgtgattgtttaactcatctaactcctatattgtatgctgatgataccaatttgtttatgagttcaAAGAACCTAAACGACGATTTACCTAAAGTCCAATCTGATCTTGAAAAACTAGCTGATTGGTGTCAAACGAACAAATTAACCATTAACTTTGACAAaacctgttttactgtttttaaaaattaccagagcaaaattaaatttgatcagcctattctttttaataacacttttattaaagcaattgatgaagtcaaatttcttggagtgtcaattgataaaaatttgaactgGTCTTCCCACGCTCGTAAGCTTTTATTAGATTTACGGCCTATATCAGGCATCTTTTACCGCATAAGTGCTTTCATTCCAAAAAAATTGCTGATTATGCTTTATTACACACTTATTCACTCCAAATTATGCTATTCAATAGAAACTTATGGCAATGCATCCAAAATTCATCTTAGCAAAATAatacagtttcaaaagaaaattgtcAGAATCATTAACCGTAAGCCATTTGGATTTCCAACAAACGATTTATTTAAAACCtctgatattttaactattgattaattgcataaatataagttgcttattcaagcccataaattattttactcaaaatgtgatccagcactaccattttataatactcgtcatcaattactttctcttcccgtacctaatcatctaactttagccggtcaacgatcctcaaactttgcaacacctgcgctgtggaatcgactacctaattcaataagatcaataaaatgtctcggtaaatataaggtggaactgaggcaccatctccagtctggagagtgagtgttacggtctggtttttgtgctgctgactcgggctcgcgtaccactggctttgccatttcgcaatgggccccatcatcatttcttacttattgttattttttcacgcattggttaattatattttgtctcgagtattaattcaattgtgtaatctttaaaggtgaaataaaacacacacacacacacacacacacacacacacacacacacacacacacacacacacacacccacacacacacacacacatagggATGTCAAGCGCGTAGTAGGCAAAGTGTTGCtcatttcatgaagtttttcatcgccatggcaggtggacataggctagtaaatgagtatagtgatggctgtgctatatttaAGAGTGTAGCTAAACCCAACCGGAAAGATGTTTAATTTATTATCGTCTCATAAAAATCCGATCATTTACTAACTATTTTGCAGGGCATGAGAAGTAGAAATtttttgctgtgcatttggGTGCTCTAATACTCCAGTAAAGATAGTAAACTCAGTTTCCACACCTTTCCATCAGAAGAAAAACACCTAGACAGACGTAGCAAGTGAATAGACGCCATGAAGCGTAAGGACTGGATGCCTTCCAAATACTCTGTGCTTTGCGGTGATCATTTCACAATAGACTCTGCTCAGCTTTTCACAAAAAGccgctagaatcgtgctcgctaacaaTTTGCTTAGCCGATTAAAAGCATTTTGTcaacgatttcggtgtgcatgcacgactcagacaattctgtgaacTTCAGGCAaataattctgcgtttttcgttcatttcgtgatttcggtcagaatcaACGAAAAAACCGTTACGCGTGGCCATACCTTAAGAGGCTGGCTTAAGTCTGTAGAATGCGAtccttaaaactcaactgcaatgactgcaccagcttttTAGTCTCCGGTCCATATTTTTGCACCAGGGATGATGCGGCACTGATCAGTGTAAAAGATAGcggtggtctgtttacacctcatactgtcatcacaaagatatgtctagaCTTAGAACAGATCATAAAGCAGTGTGTCGACATACAAGGAATAACTGCAGACATACGCAAATTGGTGGTCACTAAGACTCCTTAATtagttttacaaagcaatttgtaTCAGGAATCTTCATGCTTAATCTACAGCGCAGCGttagttaaaactatcacatccagatatgtcagGAATTGTTAGAATTCACCAGGAGGCTAAAAATGTAGCAGTTAACGAGAGTAATCTCagatcaaagctcagccgactggtTGTCTTTAGTCATGTCTAGCTCTTCACAACACGCTTAAAAAAATGCACCATATCTCActtgttttctacgatttttctgatgcGGTTTGCATAACACCCAACACGTATtgcacgtatgtacgtatgtatgtacgtatatacatacatatgtatgtatgtacatacgtacgtatttacatacgtatgtatgtacatacatatgtatgtatgtgtgtgcataCGTATGCATGTGCATATGTATTTAtgtttgtacatatgtatgtgcgtacatatgtacatacatacgtacatacatatgtatgtatgaacgTATGTATGTGCGTACCTACTATGTATGTACTCAATACTTTCATTGGTTTATGGCGCCAATAATATCATTTGCAGTTTACTGAAGTGGCCCTCGGCGTACACTCAGTGAACAAACCagaattatatacatattgtatatatataaaaaatataatcacTAGACACGCTAGTTTTGTAAAGATAAGAAAGAACAGACACTCAATTATACACTATGTGCAGAGTGAATTATATGAACTATAGTATAATGCATAATATAAAGAGTACTTAAATGTTAGTTAATCACTAACGCTCTGTTTGAAACATACGTAATTCTGCTTTTAACAGTTCAGCTCTCAACTTCAAAAAACTTTCTGCGGTTACAGGGTAAAACCATTTTTGGCCTGATTGTGACACGTGGAAAATTTTAATGCTTCTTCAATAATTTACAGCCCAGATGTGAAATTTTGCTgtaatttttgctgttttaggcAGCAATTGACACCAACCATCACTGAATGAGATTTCATTCTTGTCATGCAATGGTTTGaagaattattaaatattaaagctGGTTCGACACGCTGGACCATAATTTGACATGCAAAACTAATTTGCAATCAGTTGCAAAAATCTTCTGAAGATTTTGACTCATGACATTATTGTTTGACATGCTCATAACTCTACTACCCTCCTACAAGAAATTTGTATGGTTTTGTTTTCAGGCCTAAGTTTAATGATTCTGTGAGGTTTGAAATAAAGCAACCAACTGTGAGGCGCGGGACTGTTACGCTTGTGACAAAAAAAATTAggaaaattccaaaatttttcTAGATTGTGCAGTTGTTAGACAACAAATTGTCACGATTTGAAGTTACAACATTGATATACATGTGGCAAACCATCTAATAATTTAaaactagtatatattatacttattttaattaaaagcGAAACATAAAACACCTACGATTCAAAGATTGTCAAACTTACGCAGAAAACCatcttttcttaaaataattacatattGTGGTTATTATTTCTTCATTTTCGAGTAAAAGTATCTCAGTTACCTGATAGTTCCTGCTGGTGAAAAACTGGACATGCTTTAAGAGGAAAGTTCCTCTGGGTGGTTCTTTTGTCGTTGAGTTTGGCCGCATGAACTTCTTGCGTGCACTGTGCATGTACTTTATAGTGTAGCTATACCTTCATTGGCTTTCGTTGTGAGAATTTCTCCAATGTTGATCTCAGAACATAGGCCAATGCGACCAACATTTGGGGTAAAAACTGAGTTACTGTTGGTGAAACTTCTCTTGTGGTTACCTCTTGATTAGGTTCGCCTCTGTGTGTGTGTGGAATTGGCTGCTAGGGAGAAGGCCATCACTCTATCAGAACAACATCACCATCCTTTTTATTTGCTATGTAATGGCACAATTGAATGCCATGAATTATAGGCACCATGGACCTGGGTTCTTTGCAGATCTGCACTGTCTCAGTAATCTTATCATTTGAGATGGAGAATAATTTCATTGGTTTTACTGAATTGGAAGTTATTGTTGTTGCAGCTTCCGCAAATGACTTTGTCAAGTTTACGACACATTTTTTCCGGTACACTATTATTAGAACCTGTTTTTTGATGCTTTTCCTCAATACGATCTATCGCACCTTTGCCATGCGATGTAATTTTTGTAACTATACTTTACAAACACACATTCGGTTCAAAGATTACCTCATGATTTGACGTTTTCACCCCAAATCTGTGTCAGTAGGATAATCTTGACAAACTCCATGTTCTGAGTTAGAAACATGACAAATTAATTccaatttttcatttctttcAAAGAAACTGGCTTTTTTTGAGTTGGAATATCAAGCGTTGCTGTCACATGCAGGGTATCAAAATGAAATCTCAAACAAAGGCAGACATTGTCATGTTATTAAAAAATGTCCAATGCGTCACAAATACTTCCATGTGCCTATAAAACAGAAATTTGCCATATTTTTAGCGAATTGGTGAATTTGGCTGAGGCATAACAGCCCAAAATCAATTTATagacaaatttttttgtttcagatTCCTTAGGAAGAACAGGCTGCAACTAAATGCGCTGAAAATGTGATGCGAGGGACACACTATTCTTTGCTTGCCTGAATGGTAAGGAAAAATTACATTTGTTAGGAAACCACTTTTTGGCTAAAAAAGCTACTCTTGTATTGATTCataaagaaaagaaaaatttaTCTTTGAATGAATGGCAAAGTATGAGAGAAGATAACCAATTGTTCCACGCCGCACAAAAAATACTAGAAAACCTACTTGCGTGGCCCatataattaaaagaaaagaattCATTATACAATTTTTCATGTTTCGGTATGCCTGAACAGGTTTACTCACTAATTGACAGGAAATTATGATCACAAAagatagaaaaaaaattgcctaTGTGCGTGAAACTATGCCTGGCGTTGCCCTACACTGTACCACTTGATGATAGCACCATATCATGTATCTGAAAATTATCTttagaaatttacatatatatgtatatatatatatatatgtatttatatatatacatgtatatattatgcatTTATAGCattgcatgtaatatat includes:
- the LOC137400916 gene encoding uncharacterized protein, whose protein sequence is MGPKKGAAKSTENSDQEAGPKLIDIDEKLNLILTKLGNIEFRLNLIESKQSDFEMSLNHVHQENEGIQLKQRDLSKSIVEIESKIGKLEGLESRIEAAEYAERAKCVELNGIPYDKSENLNLAYQKLLSSLKSDKLPTTIDKIYRIRQSKRIIIKFTQTNQRNEFFQQYRKNIQSLSALGFKETGRIYINEVLSRAQSTLFWKTRQFKVEYNYKYVWTSNQRIYLRKTPDSDAIPINSEDDLETLKLL